A DNA window from Anaerocolumna sp. AGMB13020 contains the following coding sequences:
- a CDS encoding helicase-related protein has translation MSKLENLRQLYYQTVQEMLDDTDKWKAFLQYASNMYKYDFATLVTAYAQNPNYVQLASYDDWKSIGRQVRRNEKSIPVLIKNQYGIDHFFDSSQLWGNKQIMNWSISAEELDDFNHRFMEKYKDYNSEFILTPDDVRQMLITDQLKGAYNKTNNPVNKAALLSDYLINSINYMIQYRYHGVDPKILIHKSAEVNSETIGTVGYYTVKAAREILLTSKEIIFDIRKEKRDGQKNDRDDSERDGNGVRREGGTLVRSGRRGAEPGNGTTDQIRKSGDEVLGRRETSGVTADSDRRHTKRNHAEDTGTSRGKDGEITGENAGERPNKESKRHNGSLSAQTKDPRPSRGNSPQGSGLQLELNLKELHENIEGETKTVSSFFINRSYGQSMLDDVTLIKAVNYGTGTEGSQSGITRLYNTDVPYTERVKYLQNAYDKTNYYDETGNEGFIGIQTLRQMGIKISWSENSKLSNEIIHWSQLDRILEKMILDNKYIIPINEDKVAHKEVANLVKEDKGTVTQKASNIEKINYKYQEDLLSEGGIKKKFQNNVAAIKLLKEIENEQRYATENEQIILNRYVGWGGLAAAFDERNSSWVNEYIVLKELLTEQEYKSARASTTTAFYTPPEIIKGIYKALAQFGFKGGNLLEPALGTGRFFSHIPENITNQTRLYGVELDSISGRIAKQLYQEADIQICGYENANHSDNFFDLVIGNVPFGDYKVFDKRYSKYNYHIHDYYFAKSLDKVRAGGLVIFITSKGTLDKANPTFRKYLAERADLIGAIRLPNITFKDANTEVTSDILFLQKRDRIQVSEPSWVFTGFTDDKIPVNQYYLEHPEMMLGKMVFDNKMFGEDSKYTTLVNEDPERLQEDFLAAVTKLTGRIDKNKNIVMEKEEEIIHTILADPSVKNYSYAIVDEKVYYRENSEMKEVLLPIPKLNQLKGLICLRKAAREIIEAQLQNCADNELYKLQEDLHSLYNSFVNKYGVLSGKNNNIFKLDADYPLILSLEYVDKNNKVVKADIFTKRTIKPYKLIDHVETAREGLIVSLTEKGRVDIPYIANLGGFTNDQVIKDLNGEIFLNPEKQDTEDPYAGYETADSYLSGNVRSKLKIAELFAEINSDLKINVEALRRVQPEDLKAGEITVRLGTTWIDEEDLNQFMYELLDTPKTYQLKVGNKDKKRVTAIRYNNFTSAYAVTNKVYDVTNRIRASKTYGTSRMDAYMIIEDTLNLKTVVVKDRLVNEDGNYYYVVNKAETILAREKQSLIKEKFQEWFWSDISRREKYVRKYNDLFNTTRLREYDGSHLQFPGMNPAIKLRNHQKNAIARVLYGGNTLLAHCVGAGKTYEMIASAMELKRVGLATKSMFCVPNHLTEQIGNDFIKLYPAANILVATKADFEPLNRKTFISKIATGEYDAIILGYTQFERIPISPEREQVMLHEQIDQAKAAIERIHEENGENWSIKQMEKFKKSLETELLSLRNSDRDNVIYFEELGVDALFVDEAHYYKNCAVFSKMRNVAGISTTKAKKSTDMLIKCQYIQEINSGRGVVFATGTPISNSMTELYVMQRYLQNNTLKEKGIGHFDAWAANFGEVISSLELAPEGTGYRFKNRFAKFTNVPELMNMFREIADVQLPEMLEDLPVPKIKGGKYKVIVSEPSDYTRKVMASFAERAEAIRNGQVYPHVDNMLKVTNEARKLGTDPRLLDPKAPNEPASKVNQCIEIVYDEYVKSSEIKGTQIIFCDIGTPNKDKRWNIYNYIKEELIRLGMPEQEICFIHDANTEKQREKLFEYLRNGTKRVIVGSTQKMGTGVNIQDRIVAAHDLDCPWRPSDLEQRSGRPLRQGNINDEVAMYRYVTKDTYDAYNWQLVEQKQKIIAQIMTNKTIERTYEDIDETVLSYAEIKALATGNPYIKEKMDIDTEVGRLKMLKAGYLNEKYKYEEGFHRIYPAQITEYRSKIEAIEKDIKLRDSNPVSEDSFCIKLMNTIFTERSKAGEALLAIMTMKEIPDEIGSFRGFRLYHITTEISQNRSNIMVDGTRTYSLDLGTSGVGNMSRLENLINGLEEKLEHFKEELNIAQDNLKEAQINCGKVFPYEEELSKKIMRQSELNQFLELDKTDEVLADEDMDIEKNNSSLMVKEIISAYNIIEDDAEMEP, from the coding sequence ATGAGTAAACTAGAAAATTTGAGACAGCTATATTACCAAACAGTACAGGAAATGCTTGATGATACAGATAAATGGAAAGCGTTTCTTCAATATGCCAGTAATATGTATAAGTACGACTTTGCAACTCTTGTTACTGCTTATGCACAGAATCCTAATTATGTGCAACTGGCTTCTTATGATGACTGGAAGTCGATTGGAAGACAAGTAAGAAGAAATGAAAAGAGTATTCCGGTATTAATTAAAAATCAATATGGTATAGATCATTTTTTTGATTCTTCTCAGTTATGGGGGAATAAGCAAATTATGAATTGGTCTATTAGCGCAGAAGAGCTGGATGATTTCAACCATCGTTTTATGGAAAAATATAAGGATTACAATAGTGAGTTCATTTTAACTCCAGATGATGTTAGACAAATGCTTATAACAGACCAATTAAAAGGGGCATATAATAAGACAAATAATCCAGTAAATAAAGCTGCCCTACTTTCAGATTACCTTATCAACAGTATTAATTATATGATACAATATCGATATCATGGTGTTGATCCGAAGATATTAATACATAAATCGGCAGAAGTTAACAGTGAAACAATAGGTACAGTTGGATATTATACAGTTAAGGCTGCAAGAGAAATATTATTAACCAGTAAAGAAATCATATTTGATATAAGGAAGGAGAAACGAGATGGACAAAAGAATGACAGAGATGATAGCGAACGGGATGGAAATGGAGTACGAAGAGAGGGAGGGACTTTGGTTCGGAGTGGTAGAAGAGGAGCAGAACCAGGGAATGGAACAACTGACCAAATACGGAAATCTGGCGATGAAGTATTGGGAAGAAGAGAAACCAGTGGAGTTACAGCAGATTCTGATAGACGGCACACTAAGAGAAACCATGCTGAAGATACAGGAACAAGCAGAGGAAAAGATGGAGAGATTACAGGCGAAAATGCTGGAGAAAGACCCAATAAAGAATCCAAACGACACAATGGAAGCTTATCAGCACAGACAAAGGATCCACGACCAAGCAGAGGAAATAGTCCTCAGGGAAGTGGTTTACAATTAGAACTTAATTTAAAAGAATTACATGAAAACATTGAAGGAGAAACTAAAACGGTTTCTTCTTTTTTTATTAATAGAAGCTATGGGCAGTCTATGTTAGATGATGTAACTCTTATCAAAGCCGTAAATTATGGTACAGGTACTGAAGGTAGTCAATCGGGTATAACAAGGCTTTATAACACTGATGTACCTTATACTGAAAGAGTAAAATATCTGCAGAATGCTTATGATAAAACTAATTATTATGATGAAACTGGGAATGAGGGCTTTATTGGGATTCAAACACTAAGGCAAATGGGCATTAAAATATCTTGGTCTGAGAATTCTAAATTAAGTAACGAAATTATACACTGGAGTCAATTGGACAGAATCCTTGAAAAGATGATTCTTGATAATAAGTATATAATACCAATCAATGAGGACAAGGTTGCTCACAAAGAAGTTGCCAATTTAGTGAAAGAAGATAAGGGAACCGTAACACAAAAAGCAAGTAACATTGAAAAAATTAATTATAAGTATCAGGAAGATCTGCTTAGTGAAGGAGGAATTAAGAAGAAGTTTCAGAATAATGTTGCAGCTATTAAGCTCTTAAAAGAAATAGAAAATGAACAACGCTATGCCACAGAGAATGAGCAAATTATATTAAACAGGTATGTTGGCTGGGGTGGTTTAGCAGCTGCATTTGATGAAAGAAATTCATCCTGGGTAAATGAGTATATAGTACTTAAGGAACTACTAACTGAACAGGAATATAAGAGTGCAAGAGCATCTACAACCACAGCATTTTATACTCCTCCAGAAATAATTAAAGGTATATATAAAGCTTTAGCTCAGTTTGGATTCAAGGGTGGAAACCTTCTAGAGCCGGCCCTAGGAACAGGAAGATTCTTTTCCCATATCCCAGAGAATATTACGAATCAAACACGGTTGTATGGTGTTGAATTAGATAGTATTTCTGGTAGAATAGCAAAGCAACTTTATCAGGAGGCAGATATACAGATATGCGGCTACGAAAATGCTAATCACTCTGATAACTTTTTTGATCTGGTTATAGGTAATGTACCTTTTGGTGATTACAAAGTATTTGACAAACGTTACAGCAAATACAACTATCATATTCACGATTATTATTTTGCAAAGTCACTTGATAAGGTACGAGCCGGTGGATTAGTAATCTTTATAACAAGTAAAGGCACTTTGGATAAGGCAAATCCAACATTCCGTAAGTATCTTGCAGAACGTGCGGATTTAATTGGAGCCATTAGACTACCAAATATTACTTTTAAGGATGCCAATACTGAGGTGACGAGTGATATTCTGTTTTTACAAAAGAGAGATAGAATACAAGTAAGTGAACCCTCTTGGGTATTTACTGGTTTTACGGATGATAAAATTCCTGTTAATCAATATTATCTTGAGCATCCGGAAATGATGCTTGGTAAAATGGTATTTGATAATAAAATGTTTGGAGAAGATAGTAAATATACAACTTTAGTCAACGAGGATCCGGAGCGTTTACAGGAAGATTTCTTAGCTGCAGTTACTAAGCTTACTGGAAGAATTGATAAAAATAAGAATATAGTTATGGAAAAAGAAGAGGAAATAATACACACCATTCTGGCTGATCCAAGTGTTAAGAATTACTCTTATGCTATTGTAGATGAAAAAGTCTATTATAGAGAGAATTCAGAAATGAAGGAAGTGTTATTACCTATTCCTAAACTAAATCAGTTAAAGGGATTGATATGCCTTAGAAAAGCAGCCAGAGAAATAATAGAAGCACAGCTTCAAAACTGTGCAGATAATGAATTATACAAATTGCAGGAAGATCTTCACTCTTTATATAATTCATTTGTAAATAAATATGGTGTACTTAGTGGAAAAAATAATAATATTTTTAAACTTGATGCTGATTATCCACTGATCCTATCATTAGAATATGTTGATAAGAATAATAAGGTAGTAAAAGCTGATATCTTTACCAAGCGTACAATTAAACCTTACAAATTAATTGATCATGTTGAAACTGCCAGAGAAGGATTAATAGTGTCACTAACTGAAAAGGGACGAGTTGATATCCCTTATATTGCAAACTTAGGTGGATTTACAAACGACCAGGTAATAAAAGATCTTAATGGTGAGATATTCCTTAATCCAGAGAAACAGGATACAGAAGATCCGTATGCTGGTTATGAAACAGCTGATTCATATTTATCAGGAAATGTACGGTCCAAGCTTAAAATAGCTGAATTATTTGCAGAAATTAATTCAGATTTAAAAATAAATGTGGAAGCCTTAAGGAGAGTTCAACCGGAGGATTTGAAGGCAGGTGAAATAACTGTACGGTTAGGTACAACATGGATTGATGAAGAGGATCTCAATCAATTTATGTATGAACTGCTAGATACTCCGAAGACTTATCAACTAAAGGTAGGGAACAAAGATAAAAAAAGAGTAACAGCTATTCGATACAATAATTTTACATCTGCTTATGCTGTAACAAATAAGGTTTATGATGTGACTAATCGTATTCGTGCATCAAAGACTTATGGTACAAGTAGGATGGATGCCTATATGATAATTGAAGATACTCTCAATTTAAAAACTGTTGTTGTAAAGGACAGGTTGGTTAACGAAGACGGTAATTATTACTATGTTGTAAATAAAGCAGAAACAATATTAGCCAGAGAAAAGCAGAGTTTAATTAAGGAAAAGTTTCAGGAATGGTTCTGGTCCGATATTAGTAGGCGTGAGAAGTATGTTAGAAAATATAATGACCTATTTAATACTACAAGACTACGTGAATATGACGGTTCCCATTTGCAATTTCCTGGTATGAATCCAGCAATTAAATTGAGAAATCATCAAAAAAATGCGATTGCAAGAGTCTTATATGGTGGGAATACATTGCTTGCTCATTGTGTAGGTGCCGGAAAAACATACGAAATGATAGCTAGTGCTATGGAACTTAAGAGAGTAGGTCTTGCTACCAAGTCGATGTTTTGTGTTCCTAATCACCTTACTGAACAAATTGGAAATGACTTCATAAAATTATATCCTGCAGCAAATATTCTTGTTGCTACAAAAGCAGATTTTGAGCCATTAAACAGAAAAACCTTTATAAGTAAAATTGCTACAGGTGAGTATGATGCAATAATACTTGGCTATACACAGTTTGAGAGAATACCAATATCACCAGAGAGAGAGCAAGTTATGTTGCATGAGCAGATTGACCAAGCAAAGGCTGCTATAGAAAGGATACACGAAGAAAATGGCGAGAACTGGTCAATTAAACAGATGGAAAAGTTTAAAAAGAGTCTGGAAACTGAACTTCTTTCTTTGCGTAATAGTGATAGAGACAATGTCATTTATTTTGAAGAATTAGGAGTAGACGCATTATTTGTAGATGAAGCACATTATTATAAAAACTGTGCTGTATTTTCAAAAATGAGAAATGTTGCTGGAATATCTACAACTAAGGCAAAAAAATCAACTGATATGCTTATCAAGTGTCAGTATATTCAAGAAATCAATAGTGGTAGAGGGGTAGTTTTCGCCACTGGGACTCCGATCTCTAATTCTATGACAGAATTATATGTTATGCAGAGATATTTACAGAATAATACCTTGAAGGAAAAAGGGATTGGACATTTTGATGCTTGGGCTGCGAACTTTGGTGAAGTTATTTCCTCTTTAGAATTAGCGCCAGAAGGTACGGGATACCGCTTTAAGAACCGCTTTGCCAAGTTTACTAATGTTCCAGAACTGATGAATATGTTCCGGGAGATAGCAGATGTTCAGCTTCCTGAAATGTTAGAAGATTTGCCAGTGCCTAAGATTAAGGGGGGGAAATACAAAGTTATAGTATCTGAACCGTCTGATTATACACGAAAAGTAATGGCTAGCTTTGCAGAAAGAGCTGAAGCAATAAGAAATGGACAAGTATATCCGCATGTTGATAATATGCTTAAGGTAACGAATGAAGCAAGAAAACTTGGAACGGATCCCAGATTACTTGATCCCAAAGCACCAAATGAACCAGCAAGTAAAGTTAATCAATGTATTGAGATTGTTTACGATGAGTATGTTAAGAGTTCAGAAATCAAAGGTACACAGATTATTTTCTGTGATATAGGAACACCTAATAAGGATAAGAGATGGAATATTTACAATTACATAAAAGAGGAATTGATACGATTAGGAATGCCAGAACAAGAGATATGTTTTATACATGACGCTAACACAGAAAAACAGAGGGAAAAACTATTTGAGTACTTACGGAATGGTACAAAAAGAGTAATAGTGGGAAGTACTCAAAAGATGGGAACAGGTGTAAACATACAAGACAGGATAGTAGCTGCACATGATCTTGATTGCCCATGGAGACCAAGTGATCTGGAGCAACGATCAGGACGTCCTTTACGACAGGGAAATATTAATGATGAGGTTGCTATGTATCGTTATGTAACGAAAGATACTTACGATGCTTATAATTGGCAGCTAGTAGAGCAAAAACAGAAAATTATTGCACAAATCATGACGAACAAGACTATAGAACGTACATATGAGGATATTGATGAAACAGTTTTGTCTTATGCAGAGATAAAAGCATTGGCTACTGGAAATCCCTATATAAAAGAGAAGATGGATATTGATACAGAAGTGGGTAGGTTAAAAATGTTAAAGGCTGGCTATTTAAATGAAAAGTATAAATATGAAGAAGGATTTCATCGTATTTATCCAGCTCAAATAACAGAGTATAGGTCAAAAATTGAAGCTATAGAAAAGGATATCAAGTTAAGAGATTCCAATCCTGTTAGTGAGGACAGCTTCTGCATAAAACTAATGAATACAATTTTTACGGAGAGATCCAAAGCCGGTGAAGCTTTGCTTGCTATTATGACCATGAAAGAAATACCAGATGAAATTGGAAGTTTTCGTGGATTTCGTTTATACCATATTACTACAGAAATATCTCAGAATAGAAGCAATATCATGGTTGATGGAACAAGAACATATAGTCTAGATTTGGGAACCAGTGGAGTAGGAAACATGAGCCGGTTGGAAAATCTTATAAATGGGCTTGAGGAAAAGTTAGAGCATTTCAAAGAAGAGCTTAATATTGCACAAGATAATCTTAAAGAAGCACAGATAAATTGTGGTAAGGTTTTTCCTTATGAGGAAGAACTTTCTAAAAAAATTATGAGACAATCTGAATTGAATCAATTTCTGGAACTTGATAAAACCGATGAGGTTTTAGCCGATGAGGACATGGATATTGAAAAGAATAATAGTAGCCTAATGGTTAAGGAAATTATAAGCGCATATAACATTATAGAAGATGATGCGGAAATGGAGCCATAA
- a CDS encoding DUF3991 and TOPRIM domain-containing protein, giving the protein MESKARYARAGAPANYQIYNDEDIAKANAVSIPDLARSKGYNVKDVNQRWAEVKGQGGLSIDKAGNRWYCHSTHKGGGPIQLVMYLDGSSWQDAMSELLNGESSYSRYVPSKELIVEKKDFVLPEKNNTYRHIFAYLGQTRKIHQEVIKEFVDKKLLYENNKKSCVFVGIDKEGNQKYACIRSTNTNGASFKGEASGSDKRFGFAKIGSNDRLTIVEAPIDLLSYMSIYHYHGLGYKIQNDHILSLGGVSDVALKQYLMDHPEIKQIQMGLDNDTAGNEACNDIFKQYSSKYKIKRISFKEKDFNEVLKADLVNMNLKKVEQLQTQLAEPANELNHECEPA; this is encoded by the coding sequence ATGGAAAGTAAGGCACGTTATGCAAGAGCTGGAGCACCAGCAAACTATCAGATTTATAATGATGAGGATATTGCAAAGGCTAATGCAGTTAGTATACCTGATTTGGCAAGATCTAAGGGTTACAACGTTAAAGATGTAAATCAACGATGGGCAGAGGTAAAGGGGCAGGGAGGATTATCAATTGATAAGGCAGGAAATCGCTGGTACTGTCATTCTACCCATAAAGGTGGAGGCCCTATACAATTAGTTATGTATCTGGATGGATCAAGTTGGCAGGATGCTATGTCAGAGTTATTAAATGGTGAAAGTTCATATTCACGATATGTACCTTCAAAAGAATTGATTGTGGAAAAAAAAGATTTTGTACTACCTGAAAAAAACAATACTTACAGACATATCTTCGCATATCTTGGTCAGACACGTAAAATTCACCAGGAAGTTATCAAAGAATTTGTAGATAAGAAACTTCTATATGAAAATAATAAAAAAAGTTGCGTATTCGTCGGGATAGATAAAGAAGGTAATCAGAAGTATGCATGTATTCGAAGTACAAATACAAATGGTGCATCTTTCAAAGGGGAAGCTTCAGGATCAGATAAAAGATTTGGTTTTGCAAAAATAGGGTCAAATGACAGATTGACAATCGTTGAGGCTCCTATTGATCTCTTAAGTTATATGTCAATTTATCACTACCATGGATTAGGATATAAAATCCAAAATGACCACATTTTATCTCTTGGTGGAGTGAGTGATGTTGCATTAAAACAATATCTGATGGATCACCCTGAGATTAAACAAATACAAATGGGATTAGATAATGATACGGCAGGTAATGAAGCTTGCAATGATATATTTAAGCAGTATTCCAGTAAATATAAGATTAAACGTATTTCATTCAAGGAAAAAGATTTCAATGAAGTCTTGAAGGCGGATTTAGTTAATATGAATCTGAAGAAAGTTGAGCAACTACAGACCCAGCTGGCAGAGCCGGCTAATGAGCTGAATCATGAATGTGAGCCAGCATAA
- a CDS encoding DUF5688 family protein — protein MKNKDIKIVDRNEEMNLLKKENIIFSLISQEENRRSQRPHPYRLQNDMVITYRLVVKVEDQSIHSALIDDTLLNTLDLSSYEELHNLAIENTMRLFPAKVISMEQMFMNESAPSDIDNFHYDDIDKMSPPLYVLSNNIKINGASTIVYPGILEKLAEKFKSNFYILPSSVHEVILIPDEGDIDKSQLSWLVRTVNMEQVSRNERLSNSAYKYDKDEKSLEKIEEQSTTVNQEFVNHFLYGNEQDPDMDLEP, from the coding sequence ATGAAAAATAAAGACATTAAGATTGTAGACAGAAATGAAGAAATGAATCTATTAAAGAAAGAAAATATTATATTTTCTCTAATTAGTCAGGAAGAAAATAGGCGCTCACAGCGGCCTCATCCCTATAGGCTGCAAAATGACATGGTGATTACATATCGATTGGTTGTAAAAGTTGAAGATCAAAGTATCCATTCTGCATTGATTGATGACACTCTTTTAAACACTCTTGATTTAAGTAGTTATGAGGAGTTGCATAATCTGGCTATTGAGAATACGATGCGTTTATTTCCAGCAAAGGTTATATCTATGGAGCAAATGTTTATGAATGAGTCTGCACCTTCTGATATTGATAATTTTCATTATGATGATATAGACAAGATGTCGCCTCCTTTGTATGTATTATCAAATAACATAAAAATCAACGGGGCTTCAACGATAGTTTATCCAGGTATTTTAGAAAAATTAGCAGAGAAGTTCAAATCCAATTTTTATATATTACCTTCATCCGTACATGAAGTAATACTTATTCCAGATGAAGGAGACATTGATAAATCTCAGCTAAGTTGGTTGGTAAGAACTGTTAACATGGAGCAAGTTTCCAGAAATGAAAGGCTTTCTAATAGTGCTTATAAATATGATAAAGATGAGAAGAGCCTTGAAAAGATTGAGGAACAGTCAACCACAGTAAATCAGGAGTTTGTTAATCATTTTCTTTACGGTAATGAACAAGATCCGGATATGGACTTAGAACCTTAA
- a CDS encoding plasmid mobilization protein has product MEEKPTTKIKRIEARATLEQKIFVKRKAKEAGMKECEYVLYCCLKDEMPLQSPAMLEKIMNSDPESIHIRVTAEEKKQIIEKYKISGINNLSRFVRLCCQNKQIIVINDLKVLAKELHKVGNNLNQITMLCHQGLIQTPDITETKDNLSKVYQELVKLNKKVKPGR; this is encoded by the coding sequence ATGGAGGAAAAGCCCACCACTAAGATTAAAAGGATAGAAGCAAGAGCCACACTTGAACAGAAAATTTTTGTTAAACGTAAAGCGAAAGAAGCTGGAATGAAGGAATGTGAATATGTGCTTTATTGTTGCTTAAAAGATGAGATGCCCTTGCAATCACCAGCAATGTTGGAAAAGATTATGAATAGTGATCCAGAAAGTATACATATAAGGGTCACTGCTGAGGAAAAAAAACAGATTATCGAAAAATATAAAATCTCAGGCATTAATAACTTAAGTAGGTTTGTTCGACTATGCTGCCAGAATAAACAAATAATTGTTATAAATGATTTGAAAGTATTAGCAAAGGAACTACATAAAGTCGGCAACAATTTAAATCAAATTACTATGCTATGTCATCAAGGACTTATTCAAACGCCTGACATTACAGAAACTAAAGACAACTTAAGTAAAGTGTACCAGGAGCTGGTTAAGCTAAATAAAAAGGTTAAGCCAGGCAGGTGA
- a CDS encoding relaxase/mobilization nuclease domain-containing protein, whose protein sequence is MAIVAFFNGRKNKKGEKLTYKTLGSVRRLINYILQESKTRDELMGGVYCNPKTAFDEFVLTKAIHNKLPEGPVSKSEEVIHFTQSFKVEEITPELAKDIADKLLTHKLFEGFQIVYAVHTDQQHIHTHFAINSVNYETGLRWHISKYDLQKIKDWSNELCRENNLSVLPKMEQRRIPRVKMENRLHEHVSKGEYRAAKEGRSWKAETLYAGMAARKVSRSRDEFIDIMNRFGYQVRWEESRKDITYTNSDGKKINSDKLGYPAKNFTPLTKESLEKQFALNRQVETNHNTSIQIGQERLRNQLLKMADTLAKDSSNPYPFQNSDSLKPYFIDGQALKDKIIESEKGKGLDWEKD, encoded by the coding sequence ATGGCTATTGTTGCTTTTTTTAATGGGAGAAAAAATAAGAAAGGTGAAAAACTAACTTATAAGACTCTTGGTAGTGTAAGAAGATTAATTAATTACATCTTACAGGAAAGCAAAACCAGAGATGAATTAATGGGGGGAGTTTATTGTAATCCGAAGACAGCTTTTGATGAATTTGTACTGACTAAGGCAATTCATAATAAATTACCTGAAGGCCCAGTATCCAAATCTGAGGAAGTAATACATTTTACACAGAGCTTTAAAGTAGAAGAAATTACACCGGAACTAGCGAAAGATATTGCGGATAAACTTCTTACCCATAAACTATTTGAAGGGTTTCAAATAGTCTACGCAGTACATACGGATCAGCAACACATCCATACTCATTTTGCTATTAACTCTGTAAATTATGAAACAGGGCTGAGATGGCATATTTCAAAATATGATCTACAAAAAATAAAAGATTGGAGTAATGAATTATGTAGAGAGAATAATTTGTCCGTTCTTCCTAAGATGGAACAGCGAAGAATACCCAGGGTTAAAATGGAGAATCGATTACATGAGCATGTTTCAAAGGGAGAGTATCGAGCTGCTAAAGAAGGTAGGAGCTGGAAGGCTGAAACATTATATGCAGGAATGGCAGCTAGAAAGGTTTCTCGAAGTCGTGATGAGTTTATAGATATTATGAATAGGTTTGGTTATCAGGTACGGTGGGAAGAAAGTCGTAAAGATATTACTTATACCAATTCCGACGGAAAGAAAATTAATTCTGACAAGCTGGGGTATCCCGCAAAGAACTTTACTCCATTAACAAAGGAATCTCTGGAGAAGCAGTTTGCTCTTAATAGACAAGTAGAAACAAATCATAATACAAGTATCCAGATCGGGCAAGAACGGTTAAGAAATCAATTACTTAAAATGGCAGATACACTAGCAAAAGACTCTTCAAATCCTTACCCCTTTCAAAATTCAGATTCATTGAAACCTTACTTCATAGATGGACAAGCCTTGAAAGACAAAATTATAGAATCTGAAAAAGGTAAGGGATTAGATTGGGAAAAGGATTAA